The sequence below is a genomic window from Canis aureus isolate CA01 chromosome 26, VMU_Caureus_v.1.0, whole genome shotgun sequence.
CCTCTCACAGAGGGCAGTGAGCAGCTCTAGTGGGGAAGACTGTATCGCTGCAGGAGAAGCTCTGTCTTCCCTTGGGCATAGATATAGGTTGTGTTACCTTGGACAGGTGATTTCATCTCTTGGACTCTTCATTTCTTGCTCTATACTATGAGGAAAAGCATGTCTCCTCTCTGAAACTCATTGGCTCCATCTATAAAATTAGTACACATGAGTTCTGCAGCCACCATAGGCCCAAGCTCTGGGGAGACTCTCTCAAAGACAGACCCCACAGCTGACCCTCTTTGCTTGCTCCCTCACAGGTACCTGACATAAGATGCTAAAGGTCTCCAGCCTCTTCATTCTCCTCTGTGGGCTGCTTGCCTCATCCTCTGCTCAAGAGGACCTATCCAGAATTTCTTCCCAGATCACCAATGGTGAGACTGTCCTGCCTTGGATAACATCTGGCCTTGTCAAACCCATAGGCCTCTCCCAAAAATCTAGGCCATGAACCAGTGTGGGTTAAGTTCCAATTACCATCATGCCTGGGACACAGTTAATAGATTAATCATTAGCTCCTCTGATCATCACTATATCACCATGTTTAATCCTGTTTTCCAAGATCCCTGTCTGTCCTGTCTCCTTGCCCTTGTCTATCTATTAAAACCTACCATCAAAAGGCCCAGCCCCACCTGAATTGGCCTCTGTTCACCTCTCCTACCACCCCCCATTCATTGGCTCCCTTCCTGCCACAGTAGCCTCCTCAACACATAGAGCACACCTCAGGACCTTAGCACtcgctgttccctctgcctgggatacTCTTCTGCTAACTACCAACAtggctccctcccttctttcaAGTCTCTGCTAAAATGTTGCATTTGCAGAAGACATTCCTTGACATCCCTGCACGAGTTACTTGCCCTCACCCAATACTCTCAATTCCTcactctgccttttatttttcccttatgaCAAAAGTAGCTTCAGCAGAATGCATGGTATGGCTGCAGTGGTTAAAATATTGCAAAGTTTTTCTAAACTCCTTGGGAAGTAGCTCCTGCTCAGAGACTCACCAGGTGACCTCTCTCATCACCCCAACTATCCCACCTTCAGCCCCAGGACTTCAGCCTCCTCACCAACCAAAACCTAATGAGTCAACCCCTGGCACAGCTCAGGAGCCACAGACTAGGCTACAGAGCTATGGTTGATGTCTTTTCTGATTGGCTGGTGCCCACGCCCAGCTGGTTGTTGAATATTTTGAAACCAGCCACTTCACAGCACTTATCTGCACTTGACTCACACGTGTCTCTTTATTCACTACTTTATCATCTCTCTTCCCTCATCCCACCAGAATGccagctccatgagggcagagagtGCTGCCTGTTCTCACTGGTGCAGCCTAGTGTggccctggcacatagtaggcctcCACAAATATTTGCCGAATGATTGTGCCTAGAACTTGGCCCAGCATCAAGCAGTCCAGGAAAACTAGGTGAATGAGAAGTAAGCTCCAcgtgtgggacatgctcagaggTCAAGGCTGCATCTGAGAATCTTTGGCATCTACATGTCTAATGAGGGTCGGGGGCGGATATGTTTTTCAGCTTTGACACAAGGACTCCTTGGCATGAACGTTCTTTCCACCCTGCAAACAATTGACTTCCAGGGGTCACTGAAGAATGTCTTCAGTCTTGCAAGAAGCCACCAGAGCATCCTGGGTGGCCTGCTCACCAACAGAGACACCAATTTAATGTGAGTGGTCTCTGATCAGAATCCCCCACGTCCAGACTGTCCTGGTTTGTTGGTTGGTTAGCACCCTCCCGGCATTTTCTTGACTCTAGAGAGGCCCTTTCCTCAACTAACAGCCCTTCCCACTTCAATGGACTTAGACTCACTGGTGGGAAGAAATTTCCACTGGGAGTAGAGGCAGAAGCTAGGGAGGTGCTGAAGTTATGTCTCTGTCTGGGAAGAGAATGCCTACTCACCTCCAGTCTCTTCTCCTCTCTGAGACTCAACTCCTGCGCCTGTTAAATGCAGAACTGTAGCACCTGACCCCATAGGACCACAgtaaatattaagtgaaataatacacagtaaatattaagtgaaataatacacGCTACGTGCTTACACAGCTCCTTGTCCTCAGTAAGCTCCTGGTCAGCAGTACTAGTTACAACAATCTCTGCAGTCATGATGTGGCCATAACAAAAATCAATGCCATCTGACCACCAGAGTGTAGAAGacccaggtccctctaggttCAAAGCTGCTGCTGATTCCCACCCCCGtccagcctgctcctcccccagcgcAGCCCATCTTAGCTAATGAAACCACCTATCCAGTCACTCTGACCAAAAATCTTGACATTGTCCAATGCCCCCTCTTCACTTATACCCATGCAGCCTGTCCGCAAACCCTGCCGCAATACCTTCAAAACACAGCCAGGCATTTGACCATTTTCTCCACCTCTTCTGGTGTGAACCACCATCATCTCCATCTGACTTATGGTCCCAGGTCCTCTTGCTTCCACAGCAAAGCCCcttcttctccattctgttcGACTTGTATCCAGAAGCATCTTTCTCAGAAGTAGGCCAGACACTGTAACTCCCTTGCTCAAGCCTTCCAGTGTCTTCTAATTGCTCTTGGAGTCAAACCCAAAGGTCTTACCATTGGCCCACAAGGCCCTCTGCAATCTGGCCCTGAttgccctctcccctcccccttgcccACCTGCCACACTGAACCTGTTGCTCTTCTAGCCTCCGGGCTTATGCACTTTTTCTGTCTTCTGCCTGGCCCTTTCTTCCCCTGGCTATCCTCACCACCTGTACCCTAACTTTATTCATGACTCCACCCCAAGGTCACCTGCTTTGAGAAGCCTTCCTTGACACTCTAAAATATCACTCGTCCCAGGGTCATCCACTTCACCTGATCCCGCTAGGCGATCTCTTCAACCCATCCATCACCTGACACATTCTGTATGTATTCACTTACTGCATTTATTGTTTTATGCATACATACTCTTCCCAATCATGAGCTGTCTATAACTTTCCatcttctacttatttattcactcatttattccagCCTGCTTGGTGCTGACCAAACAGCTAAATATGGGCATTCTGTGATGCATTAAGGCAAGAGCTTCTTTTTGCTCAGGGCTATATTCCCATATAACAGCTATGTAATAAATTACATGATTAATGAGTCAGTAACCATCTTTGCACATTCAGCTTCTGCTCTGCAGGGGACATGCCTTCGCACAAAGTGGGGTCCACCTATGGCTATAGCCACAACCTTCCCTGTTGTGCTGTTTTTTTCACCCAGAGTACAGATGAAAGACCTTCGACTCCTTCAGGTTTCCCTTGAGAACTCCCCCAACTTCAAGGAGGTCGACTTACAGATACCATTGGCATTTTCCATACAAATAAAGTAAGTAACAGTTGCAAGCCGCTTGTATAGTTCCAGTCACTTTTGCACATATGTGTGCGTGAGGGTAGCAGCCATAACTAAGGTGTGTCCGGTATAATCTCAGCAAGTCTCATTGTGTGGTTGGCGCAAAATACCCCCACTCTGGAAGTGGGTCACTCTCTATGAGTAGGATTAGAGCATATGGAATACTTGAATGTTTCCAAGCTGGGGTCTCTCTAGGGAAGGTAGAGCAGTTTGAGCAAGTTTCCTTTCACTGCTTTATCCAGAAAGCCCCACCTTCATTTATTTAGACTTCCTGAGCCCACCCAGCTCTGACCCAATACAACTTAAGACAATGACGCAGAATCTGCTCTAGACCCCAACACCCCTTGGCACCATTGCCTAGAGAGTGTCCACATAAGTGTTTGCTTTATTTGGTTTGCACGGTGTATATTCAGGGAGAACAGGCATTCTTGAGTTCATCACAACTGTCACCTCTCCCTGTGAAACCAGCCCCTGGTCTACCTTATTTATTTCCATCTCAAGCCTGGCCCTAGAGGCAGTGAAGTTTGTGACCTCCAGAAGGGTACTTTCCAAAGTCACAGTTTCTCAATTTTGATAAGATGCTATGCTTAGAATCAACCTTTTCCTTTCTAACTGTCCCTTGAACCAGAGATAGCAGGTATCAGTTATACAACCTAAACACAGACCTACGTGGCTCAGCTACTGGCAGCATGCCTGACTTGGAGAAAGCCATTCCCATTCTCCTGAAacacttctttagaaaaatgaggaaatggagcagctgagtagctcagtcaattaagcatctgccttaggtcatgatcttggggtcctgggattgagccccacatcaggctccttgcttggcagggagtctgcttgtccctctccctctgcacctccccccaactcatgtatgtgctccctctctctctctctcttcctcattctctcaaataaataaaatctttttaaaaatttgtttagaaaaatcaggaaatgatCTTCACAGGGTGATTTTGAGGATCCTGTGCAAACACAGGAGAACCTTCATTCTGGAAACAAATGGAAGGAAAGTAAGCTCTGAGGTTCTCTCCTACTAGCCTTAATTCTTCCCTCCCACAGGTTTCCAGCTCTTAATCCCTGCATATTCCATGTATGGGCAGATATGAAAGTCCAGCTTTATTTGGAGAAGGATGTAGATAGCAGATATCAACTCGCCTTTGGGCATTGCAGGATTGCACCTGACACTGTATGGATCCAATCTGAAAATTTGTAAgttctccatttttctctctctgcatgcAACCGGTTGTGATGTAGCCCCAAGGAGGCTTCACCTGAAAGATGTCACCAGCAAAACAATACCTTCTCCAATGAGTCTTTTGTGCATACGAGGATGGGTGTCTTACAAATAGAACttcatgtcatttaaaaatttttgtttattatgaaaataacatttttactgACATGAAAAGTGGCTCACTGAATAGTACCCAGGACGAACAAAGCAGGCTCACTCGATTATTGGCTGACATTTaagttatttctgaattttttgctattataataaTCCTGAACCTTTTGGTGCAGGAAAGTATAGATTCCTAAGATTATTGAAAAAGTATAAATAGttttatgacttttaaatttGAAGATACATTATAGTTTTAAGGCATTCCAAACCCCTTACCAAATACCTCACCAATAGAATTAAAGTGAGGTATTTCTGGCTGGCGTTGGTTAGTTTCACCTCATAGCCAATCTGGACCaattattcctatttttacaACTTTTCCTTCAGTAGGGATTTTCAGCGAAAATCCCATGGATGCCATTTCCTTGACTACCAGTAGAGCAAGGATTTCACCATTTGTTTATTGGTCTGTGACACCTCCTCTTCAGAGTAACTGTTTTCAGAGGTTTGCCCTTTTACTAAgtgttatcttttaaatttataaatgtataatctcttttttacaaaatctgtaaaaatgttttaaatttaggtTCGTGTTCATGATTAACTGAATCCATAGTCATCACCAACCTATTGCATACCatctctttttcattcatgaattctttattttgattcaaGAAAGATGTGAGTGTGAAGTCCTTTCTGAGCTCTTACAGGTCTGGTAACATCTTCCTGTCCTGTTCTAGATAAGGCATCCTTGACTCACAGCCATTTTCCCCCAAGGGAAATTCTGTCAGTGTGGCTCCATGTCTTTTGACATGGTGAAGAAAACCAGTCTTTCCTTTCAGGGAAATCGGAGTCCTCAGGCTGGAAGTGTCAGATTATCTGATTTATATGTAAAGCAAACATGTTGCCTGAGAATGAGATTTACCCTCACCTGTAGAGATTATGGACTGGGTCAGGAACTTGAAGACACATTTACACTGCTAtatcctgcttctttctcctctaCACCTGAAGAATGATATTACATTACTCCTTCCATGAAGGCATGACCATTGGGCTAAGGAGAAAAGATCTGTTGGAGCATTTGATAATTAGAAGAACAGGAAAGTGCCAGAAATAGAATGATCAGGACCTAAAAGGGTGGTAGATGTTGAAAAAAGCATTCCGGAAGAGAGGAACAAAATAGGCAAGGAGAGAGGGGTAATGCAGAACAATGATGAGGGCAGGATGATTTAAATTGAAAGATTAATTTTAGGGAGCCCTCTCAGATAGGTTGGAGCAGAAGGTAAGCCTGGGTCATGGAGTGCCATGGAAACAGTGAGCAGACTTTAAATAATGTAGGGTCAACTCTAACACATAAATGATGTAAAGAAAGAAGAGTTTGGGAGAATTTAATCtgttctattttcattcttcatttagTGTCAccccaatgaaaaaaaatattgtagaaaACATAGAGAGAATCCTGGGAGACCTGATAATCCATAATTTGGGAGCAAAAGTAAGTATACAAACCTAGACTAGTTCAGTTTTTTAGTCTGGAACCCAGAACTTGGTGGACTGCATCTTCTTAATAAACTGGAAGGAAATCTTCCAGGAAGGAGAGTTAGGGAGAGAGGAAGTGGTGTTTAACAAGTTCCCATTCCGCAACCAGCACTGGTGAAGTGTTTTATGGATATTTTCAATTCTTCAAGTCAAAATCAGCATCTGTGTGACTGGAGATAAGTTGATAAGCCTCtccaagactcagtttccttatctgtaaaataagtataAGTAATCATAAAATTAACAATTAATACTCATTAAGACACAGGCATTGTGCTAAGGATCTTACATGAATTTTCATATTCTAAATAAcagtattatctccattttccagataaagTTCCAGAGATGACCAATGACTTACCTAAGTCACAGAGCTGCCAAATAGCTCAACTTACATGTGACCCCAGGGCAGTCTGTCCCCCAAACCCCACTACCGGGTTGTTCCCTAGGGTTGGTTGGCTTTGAAGGAAATCTTGCCTTGATTGCCCCCAGAATATTCAGCCTCCATTGGTGGAGCCACCCCCCTCCTGACTCTTGCATACTTTCTTGTCTTTCAGATGTGTCCCTTCATTAATTCGTGTCTTTATGACCTGAATCCGCAAGTGACTAAGGAACTGATTAGTAAGTGCTGGtggtgagaaaacagagaaacactCCAGGAGGAAGCTCAGACTCCTCCTTTACCCTTTACATCTCCTCTCCCCTGACACTCCTCCCAGATAAACATTCCCTTCCTCAGGGAGGCAGAATGGTCCCTGCTAATAATGATCCTCATAAACTCAGCTGCTACTGACTGTGAGAGTCCTATGCACTATGTCCAGGGTTAAGCACTCTGCCTGCACTGGCCATTGAACCTCTACCACTAATCAAACACATGTTGGTTTCAATTCCATTCTGGCTCCCAAAATTTAGAGAAGCTGAGATATAAATGGGagcttctttggggaaaaaaaaaaaagctgcctgATTCTTCCTTTACCCTTCTCCTAGATTGGATGATGTTGCATTTTGAGCAAAAAATTGGCCTGGTTTCAGCCCAAAGACTGCCTCCTTCTAGTAGTCTCTACCTCCAGGCACCTGAAGTTTCCAGGTCTGCCAGAAGCCAAAGCAGGCAGCTGAGGCCCCCAGTGGGAATCTGAAAACCAATAGAATTTCTGGGCTGAAAGGACTTTTCCTTCATTAACGGAAGATTCACTAGTCCTACCCAGCAAGTAGTTTTCTGGCCTCTGCTCACATACCTCCACTGACAGGGAGCTCACTATTATAAAGTAGGAAGCTTGAGGCAATTGATCTGAATTATTCTTTAAACTCCCAAGGTATAGTTTCCAGGCTCACCCAAACTAAATGTGAGTGGGGCAGCTTGACCAATGCCTTCACTCTGCTGATAATTGGGCCGCCATTCTAGAGAGGTGGACAGGCAAATGGGGACCAGCTGCTGTGACGCCAACTCCCTTCACTGTCTCATTTCAACGTATAGCTCTTAAGTTACTAGCATGGGAGGGAGTGATTGTTCCCaatttatggatgaagaaaccaaggcccagaacTGTCAATGAAGTGATCAGAGATGCCAGTGACTAAGCATTGCCTCCAGCCCCAACCTCATGTCTCCTAGTGGTTGCCTCATTCCCTAAACCTGCTCTGCTCCCATTCAGAGTAGGAGAAAACTCCTTTGGCCTCTCTGATCCTCCTTTACTGCCACTGTCTAAGTTATCTGTTTTGCCTTCTAGGTCTGCTGCTGCAGCAGGGCAAGTACCGTGCCACTATTCAAATATCCCCAAAGTAAAGGAACCACGTTTGCACCAATATGGTGAGAGATTAGAGCATATTTCCATTCCTTAGTGATGGTACTTAGCCTTTAGGGTCATTAtaaatgtttcattcattcataagattTCAATTAAGCTTCTACTATGTGCTAACTGCTAGGATATGGCTATGAACAACACAAGACTCTGCTCTCCTGGAGTTTCTAGCCTAGTTGAGTGCACTGACAAAGAACTAGGAAATAACTGCATAGTCAACTAAATTCCAGCAGATGGTGCATAcactgaagaaaacaaagcagagacTGAGAATaacaggtggaggcagggagggaggcatcAAATTAAGAGAATAGAGTCACGCAGAAGGCTCTTTGAGATCTTTCAACTGAGCCATGAATGATAAGGCAGGAGTTGTGCCAAGACCAAGGGGAAGAACATCACAGATAGAAGGATGAGAATGTGCAAAAGCCCTGAAGCAGGAATGAGTTTTCCTTTTGGaagcaggaaaggaaagcaaTGTGACTGGGATGTGGAAGGGCACCAGTTGTAGGAAGTATCTTTACAAAGCTTTTGTAAAAAGTTTTATTAATgtatcatgtatttatttgcaaCTATTCTATGTTGAAAACACTCTGATCGAGTGTCACCATCTCaggtctctcaaaaaaaaaaagtatatcgaCCACTCTCTTCCCTACTTCcctacttatttttcttcataaaattcatTATTATCTGACTTTTACTATactgtttcttttctgtctctactACTAGAATGTATGGTTCATGAAAGCAAGGACTTTTTCTTATTCCCTGTTTTTATCCCAGGTGTCAGCATTACAAAAATGAATTAGACATGGCTCCTGACTAGAGTCCCAGCCTAGTAAAGGATAAGACAAATAAATGGGCAATCTTATATGCGGTAGGGTCTTCTGGTTGGGATTCTGTGGAAGTAGAGAGGCAAGATCCAGCAGCACTCCCTGTGGACTTCCAGGAAGGCTTCAAGGGGAAGCAGGATTTAAACTGGGCATTGAAGaatgattaagagtttcttcCTGGGAAAATACATTAAAGACAGAGAACACCTGATGTGCAAATACACAGGAGTAGGAAAGGACCTGATGCTCTGAACCACAGGAAGAAGCTCTAGGTGACTGGTCGTAGGAGTCATGGAGGATGGAAGCATGAGGAATAAGGATAAGTTTGTAGTGAACTATACATGCTTTCTGAGAACAAGGGTTCATGTGATGGGTCAAGCCACCAAGAAGAAGGTGCAGTCCATGAAAGGGAACATGAGAATTTGAAGACCAACACTACAATTGAATCTGTCTTTAGGTTGGTGGCTTAGTTATGTAAGATTCTAAACTAATACTGTGTGATAGAAATATAACACAAAACACACATGTAACTTAGAATTTTCTagtgatgaaatttttaaaaggaaaagggaacatatttagcaatatatttcatttgtcaaatatatccaaaatattatcatgtcaacatttaatgaatataaaattattaatgaaatattttacattctatttttgTCCCAAGTCTTTGATtcctgtgtatatatattttataagttatatataatatgttatatattattatatgttatataatatatgttattatatataacatatattacaaGTATATTTCATACTTACAGAACATTTCTATTTGGACTAGTTGCAACTGAAGTTCTCAGCGTCCACCTATGGCTAATGGCTGCCATACTGGACAATGCAATTCTAACTAACTTGCTGCCAGTTGCAGCACTTTGAAAAGCCTAGAGCATCTCATTTTATACCCACCAATACATCTAGGCTGCCATCTATCACAGCAGCTCCAAATTGTGCCCCCATGTCATGTTAGTCCACAGACATATTTGCTTCAACCCAGAAAGTATTTTGTAAATGTGACTGTGTTGCCAAtattaaaagtaagaaatatgtCTTGTGATCAAGCAGAACATCTGGCAGTATTTTATATCCTTGTGTCATGAAGTAAGTCAAGGTGAGAAGGAAGATCCATCTTAGTTGATGAGAGACAGTACAGGGAACAGAATTTTTTATCCTGGGAGACGCAGTGGATGGATGTCCAAACTGGTATATGGTTCAGCACCATGGATAGTGGACAGCAGTATGAGGGAAGtgagatgggcagaggaagaggctctcaGCTCTGGTTTACATCCTCCTTAAAAAGGGGTATGAAGTTGACTAATATCTTTATTATCTCACACAAAATTAGGTCTCGCTTGCTGACCTCCTCCTTGGAATGTCCTCCACATTCCAGACCCTCACCTATATAGATGTTCATGTTGATTACTCAACTGCCGCCTGGAATTTCTTTCCCTGAACTCCAAGGATCCCCTACTTCTCTGGGTATGGAGGCTATTTTCCTGTAACTCCTCACCAGAATTCATGTGCTGATTCCTTATAATCTCTTcacaataaattcttttttgcaACTCTGAACTATGGGTTGTCCTCCCTCCATAGTGCCATGTGGGCGGGGGGAAAGATAGCCAGAGATGGCTGTGGGTCTGATCATGATGACAAAAAACTTGCAGAATAGAGGAGGGTTCCTAGGTTAATTTAGTCTTTATCTCAGAAATATCTCAACACTCTGGTCTGGAATTTCCCCAAAACTAAGGAACAAGTCTTCCTGTCTTCTCTGAGATGTTTTCTGGATGATTTTGTGGCCTTGGGCCACAATCCCCTCACTGTGAAGTGAGTTTTGTTCTCATCCAATAGATCCCTCAGGCAACCTACAAAGTTGTGGTTTATGGAAGAAAACTTAGCTCTGGTAAccccatttttcttctctctgtaacCAAACTTCTCAAGAGACATATTGCTATCCATTGTTTCTACTTCCTCACCTTTATCCAGTGCTCAATTTTGGATAACCTGCCTTATCCCCTCAACACAAAATAATTTACTTTAGGTTATCCATCACTTCCTTCAAGGCCAACATCAGCGAACTGAATAGTGTTCATGTTCCTCAAGTCATTAGCAATTAACTTTGCATGACCACTCCAATCTACTCCCCATCTGCTCCTCCTCCGCTTTTTCTTCCTTATCACTACCTTGATTCATGCCTGGCACTCTTCTGTATGCACATACATTACATCCACttactcttttaaataaattgtgtTGGTTATTAAGCTTTTATCTCTTGGTTATAAATCTAACTTTCTGTACTCTGTTTTGCTGTGCTGGGTCTGGAAGTATGAAAACCACCTATCTCTTTTACTAGCTTGCTCCTTGTTAGGATCCTTCACTTGAGGGAGGTTGCAAAgctgaaggaggagaaaagaaaacttttctctccTGTTTGCTTCCTATTCCTCTAATGGTTTTTCACCCAATCGGGGAAAGTTGGTTTCAGTTTACAAGttgctggtttgtttgtttttttaatgctccaaacccagctttattcttttcctcAGAATACTGCACCAATCAACAGGAGCCCCTTTCTCAGAAGTCTACTTCCTAGTTCCATGGGGTTTCTCCTCCAAGATCCTTAAAATTCATCCCAACCACCTTTTGTTGCCACTGGACCCATAACTTGGTTCAGATCTCAGCATGCTCCAGAAGGAcaagaataaaggataaaataacttatatactcaaaataattactttttttgatCATTTATATCAGCAGACATGGGGTATATGTGTAACAATTGATGTGAAAATGTTGGGGCTCTGGAGCAgacagtcaagaaagaattcttgagatgtccttggtgcaaaaaggtggttttattaaagcgtGGAGACAGGACCCAGGGACAGTAAGGGCTGTACTAAGGCTGTGAGGAGTGATTGATCATACACTTTCAAGTTGTGAGGGGGTCAGGGAtagtgtaagtctctaaggaatttggaagcaaattttccaggaccttgaggggctagcTGTTGTTAGGAAAAGGTAATTTACTACTGCCtagtaaaaccttagtcatgagacccttcagatatatATCAGTGGGACTTATGCTTGGAGAATGATGACTAACATATATCTTCGGTAggagggtagagataaaggaaatttccaaagggatttttatatgttaaagaaaatttagggcagcctggatggctcagtggtttagtgccgccttcagcctagggcctgatcctagagacccaggatcaggtcccacgtcaggctccctgcatggagcctgcttctccctctgcctgtgtctctgcttctctctctctctctctctctctcattaataaataaataaataatcttaaaaaaaaaagagaaaatttacagGATCCTAGGGATTGAGCTAATGTTAAGGTTGCTTTTTGCCTCTAGCAAAGTATTAATATCAAGGCAGCTAAGCTCCTTAAGGAAGATCACTTTGCCTGTCCCAAGTACTTGTCAATGGGCTATAAGTTTTAAAGaagtttaattctttttcttttgcctttgttctctaCATCAGTAATTGACTCTAAATATGttagacaaaaaaagaatataaactgaGTTGTATGTGATTAATTGATGGGTGCCTTTATCCAAGATTCCAGATTTAATATTAGATCACACAGCCTAAAATGGCTTTGATAGCTTATTGTGTTGGTTActggaaaataaactcaaaaacgGCCTTCATTCAATGAGGTTGAAGACTTTCTGGGTTCAATATAAGTAAGGAACCCGAAGACTTGGAGTGATTGTACTTTAGAGTGTAGTTATTTTTGCAAACATATGTGCCCCTGCCGTTAAACCTGCTGAGAGAGCCCAAACAACAATCTCTTCaccaaaaaattggaaaaaaaaaaaaaaaaaaaaacgttggtTTGGACAGCATTCACATCCTTGAAAAGCTCtgtggtggggatccctgggtggcgcagcggtttggc
It includes:
- the LOC144298198 gene encoding putative BPIFA4P protein, with the translated sequence MLKVSSLFILLCGLLASSSAQEDLSRISSQITNALTQGLLGMNVLSTLQTIDFQGSLKNVFSLARSHQSILGGLLTNRDTNLIVQMKDLRLLQVSLENSPNFKEVDLQIPLAFSIQIKFPALNPCIFHVWADMKVQLYLEKDVDSRYQLAFGHCRIAPDTVWIQSENFVTPMKKNIVENIERILGDLIIHNLGAKMCPFINSCLYDLNPQVTKELISLLLQQGKYRATIQISPK